A region of Chitinophaga horti DNA encodes the following proteins:
- a CDS encoding PKD domain-containing protein, which yields MENQQPQTLRNRYIHRVLLLAMIVLCAHRTVGQTVDFTADKFSGCVPLTVSFSNLSDPGAVSYNWNFGLGAAVPEKDPAKIFTVAGTYNVVLTVTYPGNIVKTATKTITVYEAPTAVFTTSPLSGCTPLTVSFTDQSTPGSGTIARVLWDFGDGVTSETANPAHTYTLPGNYTVGSIVTNSFGCTSGYTLPTPVKVQSTPVADFTASPTSGCTTPMTVNFTSSAPAGVTYNWDFGDAAAGSANNSSLANPSHTYTSEGSYTVTLTATTSEGCAAVVTKSNLVVIRSTVADFTFSNSCVGSAVQFTNTTTPAPTVATWFFPDGSSQTGINASKVFTAPGNYQVTLVSGTPGCTQTTIKTITIAAKPAVDFSATPITGCNVPFTTQFNALAPGSTQYRWTFGDNTTSTTANPEHTYNAEGDYTVKLWAANAQGCADSITKPAYIRVRRPTIVLSAAPPEGCIPFNTTLSANITNGGAVTGYQWDFGDGATSTAATPAHTYTTEGSFNVKVVITFAGGCKDSSSIPVRAGNIPVVQFDADPKITCAATPVQFTNQSTPRGTSWSWLFPEDNGVSSQENPLYTFRNEGLHDVTLIVNNYGCIRSLTKTDFITIQPPIASFTRATSCTDKFLVQFTDNSDFGDAPTTRNWSWDFGDRQTSTEQSPAHRYAAAGFYRVTLTVSNGTCQHTFTGSVRVIDEQPVISANATTICAGGTITFTRSNINDSNIASFSWNWNDNTSTQTRNLTWNKRYSTPGVYNVVLTVLDSNNCRTASTPLTITVNGPKADFTYTGRNCKGDEQRFSDNSAANNGNALTQWVFDYGDGSKPDTFTTKPVSIAHAFANAGNYNVRLTVTDASGCSTTIAKAVSVIGVKAVIGRNASVVCLNSSMGFNSTSSQGGPLTYLWSFGDGTTSTEAHPGKRYDTAGLFDVSLTVTNAIGCTDTQSEADYILVPNPKAAFTLPANLANCPPVLVQLTNESTGSNRVIWDFGDGSRSVIANASHVYTLPDTYTIKLFAYAEGNCVDSTSQQVEIKGPRGTRTITDKTGCAPQTVSFSATSANAVKYIWDYDDGTVQTTTTPASSHSYTREGLYFPRVVLEDAQGCQVIAQGPADTVLIEQVKASFTATPSVICDAGEMRVADMSAGLTKDLLGQAFRYQWDFGVPGRTNDVATTPNAVFRYEQFGTYEVKLKVTSAIGCVDSATTSIRVDEKPNGNIASRTAICPGDTITFNGSDAKNLPNTEWNWQYSGKNYPNLRSLSLNFPEAGLFEIKLIIKNQEGTCSDTSVMNLRVNPKPALAATPKNVTVCRGQSIQLNANVPESQVTWTNYRISNVNSQTPIVDPVTDTLYHVVAVNQFGCFSEDNVRIAVTQPHEIRTGDATICEGNVTQLAVTGNATRYQWLPSPTINRTDVLTPLVNPTVTTRYAVVGYGEDACFTDTAWATVTVNPKPKLVTGGDRTVPAGSVVPLNIQSSPDVITWKWSPAKYLDCYDCPQPTATPRENITYNVLATNVYGCTSTEEIAIRLQCLNSVTFLPNSFSPNGDGQNDVFYVRGRGVKSVRTFRIFNRWGELVFERANFNIDDIAFGWDGRHAGQLLVPDVYVYYVQAVCDNNEPLLLKGNVTLLR from the coding sequence ATGGAAAACCAGCAGCCGCAAACGCTGCGGAACCGCTATATACACCGAGTATTACTACTGGCTATGATCGTGCTATGCGCTCATCGTACTGTAGGGCAAACTGTAGATTTTACTGCAGATAAATTCTCAGGTTGTGTACCGCTAACCGTTAGCTTCAGCAATTTATCCGATCCCGGGGCAGTCAGTTACAACTGGAACTTCGGGCTGGGCGCAGCCGTTCCCGAAAAAGATCCCGCCAAGATATTCACGGTGGCAGGCACGTATAACGTAGTCCTCACCGTTACCTACCCCGGCAACATCGTCAAAACCGCTACCAAAACAATCACCGTATACGAGGCCCCCACGGCCGTTTTCACCACTTCGCCCCTAAGCGGCTGTACCCCCCTCACCGTTAGTTTCACCGACCAATCCACTCCCGGCTCCGGCACCATTGCCCGCGTACTTTGGGACTTTGGAGATGGCGTAACTAGCGAAACGGCCAACCCTGCGCATACGTATACACTACCGGGCAACTACACAGTAGGCAGCATTGTAACCAACAGTTTCGGCTGTACGTCGGGTTATACTTTACCTACGCCGGTTAAGGTACAATCCACCCCGGTAGCCGACTTTACCGCCAGTCCGACCAGCGGTTGCACCACGCCTATGACGGTTAATTTTACCTCCAGCGCCCCCGCCGGTGTTACCTACAACTGGGACTTTGGCGATGCGGCAGCTGGAAGCGCTAATAACAGTTCATTAGCAAATCCGTCGCACACTTATACAAGCGAGGGCAGCTATACCGTAACACTCACCGCCACGACTTCTGAGGGTTGTGCAGCCGTTGTCACCAAATCAAACCTGGTGGTTATCCGCAGTACGGTCGCCGATTTTACCTTCAGCAACAGCTGTGTGGGATCGGCGGTGCAGTTCACCAATACCACCACGCCCGCCCCTACCGTCGCTACCTGGTTCTTCCCGGATGGCAGCTCGCAAACGGGCATTAACGCCAGTAAAGTCTTTACAGCACCGGGTAACTACCAGGTAACGCTCGTATCCGGAACGCCTGGCTGTACGCAAACGACGATCAAAACAATTACCATTGCCGCCAAACCTGCGGTGGACTTTTCCGCTACACCTATTACAGGTTGTAACGTGCCGTTTACGACGCAATTCAACGCGCTGGCACCCGGCAGCACACAATACCGCTGGACGTTCGGTGACAACACCACCAGCACCACCGCGAATCCGGAGCATACTTACAATGCCGAAGGCGATTACACGGTAAAGCTGTGGGCAGCCAATGCACAGGGCTGCGCGGACTCTATCACCAAACCTGCTTACATCCGCGTGCGCCGGCCCACGATCGTACTCAGCGCCGCACCGCCTGAAGGCTGTATACCCTTCAACACGACCCTCAGCGCCAACATTACGAACGGCGGTGCAGTTACGGGGTACCAATGGGACTTTGGCGATGGCGCTACATCGACAGCAGCCACTCCTGCCCATACTTACACCACCGAGGGGTCCTTTAACGTGAAAGTGGTGATTACCTTCGCCGGTGGCTGTAAAGACTCCAGCTCCATCCCCGTGAGGGCAGGTAATATACCGGTAGTACAATTCGATGCAGATCCGAAAATAACATGTGCCGCTACGCCGGTACAGTTTACCAATCAATCCACCCCCAGGGGCACCAGCTGGAGTTGGCTATTCCCGGAAGATAACGGGGTCAGCTCGCAGGAAAACCCACTGTACACGTTCAGGAATGAGGGGCTGCACGACGTAACGCTGATCGTCAACAACTACGGTTGTATCCGATCGCTTACCAAAACAGACTTCATCACGATACAGCCGCCTATCGCTTCGTTTACGAGGGCCACCAGCTGTACAGACAAGTTTTTGGTACAGTTCACCGACAACTCTGATTTTGGCGATGCCCCTACTACCCGCAACTGGAGTTGGGACTTTGGAGACCGACAAACATCTACCGAACAGTCTCCCGCGCACCGTTACGCTGCCGCTGGATTCTACCGCGTAACGCTCACCGTAAGCAATGGAACCTGTCAGCACACCTTTACCGGCAGCGTGCGCGTAATCGACGAGCAGCCGGTGATCAGCGCCAACGCGACTACGATCTGTGCAGGTGGTACGATCACCTTTACCCGCAGCAACATCAACGACAGCAACATCGCCAGCTTCTCCTGGAACTGGAACGACAATACCAGCACTCAAACGCGTAATCTTACCTGGAACAAACGTTACAGCACGCCGGGCGTTTACAACGTAGTACTTACGGTACTCGACAGCAATAATTGCCGCACCGCTTCCACCCCGCTTACTATCACCGTAAACGGACCAAAGGCCGATTTCACTTACACCGGCAGGAACTGTAAAGGCGATGAGCAGCGTTTCAGCGACAATTCGGCCGCTAACAACGGTAACGCCCTTACGCAGTGGGTATTCGATTATGGCGACGGATCGAAGCCCGACACCTTCACCACCAAACCAGTCAGCATCGCGCACGCGTTTGCAAATGCGGGCAACTATAACGTACGACTCACCGTGACCGATGCTTCCGGTTGTAGTACCACCATCGCTAAAGCAGTATCCGTAATCGGGGTGAAAGCCGTGATCGGCCGCAATGCATCAGTGGTTTGTCTTAATTCTTCTATGGGCTTTAACAGCACCAGTTCGCAGGGAGGCCCGCTCACTTACCTGTGGAGCTTTGGCGATGGCACCACATCCACCGAAGCACACCCGGGCAAACGCTACGACACTGCCGGTTTGTTCGACGTGTCCCTCACGGTGACTAACGCGATCGGTTGTACGGATACACAGTCCGAAGCGGACTATATCCTGGTGCCGAATCCGAAGGCAGCCTTTACCCTGCCGGCAAACCTGGCTAATTGTCCGCCCGTTCTGGTACAACTCACCAACGAAAGCACCGGCAGCAACCGCGTGATCTGGGACTTTGGGGATGGCAGCCGCTCTGTGATCGCCAATGCTTCGCACGTATACACCCTGCCCGACACCTACACAATCAAACTATTTGCTTATGCAGAAGGGAATTGTGTGGATAGTACCAGCCAGCAGGTGGAGATCAAAGGTCCGCGCGGAACCCGCACCATCACTGATAAAACAGGTTGCGCACCGCAGACCGTGAGCTTCTCCGCCACCTCTGCTAACGCAGTAAAATACATCTGGGACTATGATGACGGTACCGTGCAAACCACCACTACTCCGGCCAGTTCTCACAGCTACACCCGGGAAGGATTGTATTTCCCGCGCGTGGTACTGGAAGATGCGCAGGGTTGCCAGGTAATTGCCCAGGGCCCGGCCGACACGGTGCTGATCGAGCAGGTGAAAGCATCATTTACCGCTACGCCTTCTGTGATATGCGACGCGGGTGAAATGCGTGTGGCGGACATGAGTGCGGGTCTTACAAAAGATTTACTCGGACAGGCTTTCCGCTACCAGTGGGACTTCGGGGTGCCGGGTCGTACGAACGATGTGGCCACCACGCCCAATGCGGTGTTCCGGTACGAGCAGTTCGGTACTTATGAAGTGAAACTGAAAGTGACCAGCGCCATCGGTTGTGTGGACAGTGCAACAACGTCTATCCGGGTAGATGAAAAACCGAATGGCAATATTGCTTCGAGAACAGCTATTTGTCCTGGCGACACCATCACCTTTAACGGCAGTGATGCGAAAAACCTGCCTAATACGGAGTGGAACTGGCAGTATAGCGGTAAAAATTATCCTAACCTGAGAAGCCTGAGCCTGAACTTCCCGGAAGCTGGTCTGTTCGAAATAAAACTGATCATCAAAAACCAGGAAGGCACCTGTTCTGACACCAGCGTGATGAACCTGCGCGTAAACCCGAAACCAGCGCTGGCCGCCACGCCGAAAAACGTTACCGTATGTCGCGGCCAGTCGATCCAGCTTAACGCGAACGTACCGGAAAGCCAGGTTACATGGACGAACTACCGCATCTCCAACGTAAACAGTCAAACACCGATCGTTGATCCGGTTACCGATACCTTGTACCATGTAGTAGCCGTGAACCAGTTTGGTTGTTTCAGTGAAGACAATGTACGCATTGCGGTTACGCAGCCGCATGAAATACGTACCGGCGATGCGACCATTTGTGAAGGAAATGTGACGCAGTTGGCCGTTACGGGCAATGCCACCCGTTACCAGTGGCTGCCGTCACCGACCATTAACCGTACCGACGTACTTACGCCGCTGGTAAACCCAACCGTAACTACCCGTTACGCCGTGGTTGGTTATGGCGAGGACGCCTGTTTCACCGACACTGCCTGGGCCACCGTAACGGTAAACCCCAAGCCGAAACTGGTAACTGGCGGTGATCGCACCGTGCCGGCAGGCTCCGTCGTTCCGCTCAACATACAAAGCAGTCCGGATGTCATTACCTGGAAGTGGTCACCCGCGAAGTACCTCGATTGTTACGATTGTCCGCAACCGACCGCCACGCCACGCGAAAACATTACTTACAATGTGTTGGCCACGAACGTCTACGGCTGTACGAGCACCGAGGAAATTGCGATCCGCCTGCAATGCTTAAACAGCGTTACCTTCCTGCCTAACTCCTTCTCACCGAACGGCGACGGGCAGAACGACGTGTTTTACGTACGCGGCCGCGGTGTGAAATCCGTTCGCACCTTCCGCATCTTTAACCGTTGGGGCGAGCTGGTATTTGAGCGCGCAAACTTCAACATCGACGATATTGCTTTTGGATGGGATGGCAGGCATGCCGGGCAGCTGTTGGTGCCCGATGTGTACGTGTACTATGTGCAGGCCGTTTGCGACAATAACGAGCCGCTGTTATTAAAGGGGAACGTGACATTACTGCGTTAA
- a CDS encoding TPMT family class I SAM-dependent methyltransferase: protein MMTDTPALNKEYWNQRYRNGETEWDMGEVSPPLKAYIDQCSNKHHRVLIPGGGNSYEARYLWENGFKDITVVDISGVLITRLRKEFEQTGIRFVEGDFFKHEGEYDLIIEQTFFCALEPSMRQDYARHMHDLMWDEGRFVGLLFNREFEKEGPPFGGNVKVYRRLFEQYFNFKTFAPCHNSHPARKGKELFFNFRKQDAPILNKWNK from the coding sequence ATGATGACGGATACACCTGCATTAAACAAAGAATATTGGAACCAGCGCTATAGAAACGGGGAAACAGAATGGGATATGGGCGAAGTATCGCCGCCACTGAAAGCCTACATAGATCAATGTTCCAACAAGCACCATCGTGTACTGATACCCGGTGGGGGTAACAGTTATGAAGCACGCTATTTGTGGGAAAACGGATTTAAGGATATAACGGTAGTGGATATATCGGGCGTGCTGATTACACGGCTGCGGAAGGAGTTTGAACAGACAGGCATCCGTTTCGTGGAAGGTGATTTTTTCAAACATGAAGGCGAGTATGACCTGATCATCGAACAAACGTTTTTCTGCGCCCTTGAACCGTCTATGCGCCAGGACTACGCCCGTCACATGCACGACCTGATGTGGGACGAGGGGCGTTTCGTAGGCCTCCTCTTCAATCGTGAGTTCGAGAAGGAGGGGCCGCCCTTCGGAGGTAACGTAAAGGTGTACCGCCGCCTGTTTGAGCAGTACTTCAACTTTAAAACCTTTGCTCCCTGTCATAACTCACATCCGGCAAGGAAGGGCAAAGAGCTGTTTTTCAATTTCCGTAAACAAGACGCACCCATCCTTAACAAATGGAATAAATAG
- a CDS encoding rhodanese-like domain-containing protein, with the protein MNRCILMMAFVCLRLSLLAQTVDVTTFEKGMKGEEVQLLDVRTAKEFNTGHLQGALQADFNKKPEFQDRVQYLDKSRPVYVYCLAGIRSAGAATWLRENGFKQVIEMDGGINAWKQAGKPLDGANPAPQMTTAEFIRATANGTVLVDVGASWCPPCRKMEPIIAELQASNSVNFSLVKVDGGNDTDVMKSITATTLPTFIIYKNGRETWRKAGPVMLGELKAALAQ; encoded by the coding sequence ATGAATAGGTGTATTTTGATGATGGCTTTCGTGTGCCTGCGACTCTCCCTGCTGGCGCAAACCGTGGATGTAACCACGTTCGAAAAAGGAATGAAGGGAGAAGAGGTGCAACTGCTCGATGTGCGCACCGCCAAAGAATTTAATACTGGTCACCTGCAAGGTGCTTTGCAGGCCGATTTCAATAAAAAGCCCGAGTTCCAGGATCGCGTACAGTACCTGGACAAGTCCAGGCCCGTATACGTATACTGCCTGGCTGGCATCCGCAGCGCAGGAGCTGCCACCTGGCTGCGTGAGAACGGGTTTAAACAAGTGATCGAAATGGACGGCGGCATCAACGCATGGAAACAAGCCGGCAAACCACTCGACGGCGCTAATCCCGCGCCCCAGATGACGACCGCCGAATTTATCCGTGCAACCGCCAATGGCACTGTCCTCGTAGATGTAGGAGCCTCCTGGTGCCCTCCCTGCCGCAAGATGGAGCCGATCATCGCCGAACTCCAGGCTTCGAACTCTGTCAATTTCTCGCTTGTTAAAGTGGATGGCGGCAACGACACAGATGTCATGAAAAGTATCACCGCCACTACACTGCCCACCTTCATCATTTACAAAAACGGTCGCGAAACCTGGCGTAAAGCTGGCCCGGTAATGCTCGGTGAGTTGAAGGCCGCGCTGGCGCAGTAG
- a CDS encoding carboxypeptidase M32: MLVKKATAELYAEYKTKMEQVADVRNAIAVLSWDQETYLPEKGSAFRGQQITTLSTIAHELFTNAELGNILHELASRTDLDERKQKNIALSLEDYDKNKKYPAAFVAEMSQTTSACYHAWIKARKLNSYEAFETPLNKMILLKRQETELLGYTGHPYNALLNEYERGATTTMLDTVFADVRSSLSPLLEKVAAQPLPDKQFLHKHYDKDKQWQFGLRLLKDMGYDMAAGRQDISEHPFTTSFNPEDVRVTTRIDENDFGNMTWSCIHEGGHALYEQGLPTGEYGLPLGEAASLGIHESQSRLWENNVGRSLGYWQHYYADLQALFPENLGNVPLQDFYRAINLVQPSLIRTEADELTYHFHVMIRYEIEKGLIDGSIGTDGLRDTWNQYYKQYLHVDVPDDVRGVLQDIHWSHGSFGYFPTYSLGSFYAAQLYNAAQTQLPGLDQEISNGRYANLLDWLRRNIHQYGRQYTSNELCEKVTGEPLQFRHFLRYAEEKFK; encoded by the coding sequence ATGTTAGTGAAAAAAGCCACAGCCGAGCTTTACGCCGAGTATAAGACCAAAATGGAACAGGTAGCCGACGTGCGTAACGCCATTGCCGTGTTAAGCTGGGACCAGGAAACATACCTGCCCGAAAAAGGATCCGCCTTCCGCGGACAACAGATCACCACGCTCAGCACCATTGCCCACGAACTGTTCACCAATGCGGAACTGGGCAACATCCTGCATGAACTGGCCTCCCGCACCGACCTGGATGAGCGCAAACAGAAAAACATTGCCCTATCCCTCGAAGATTACGATAAGAACAAAAAATACCCCGCAGCCTTCGTGGCCGAGATGTCGCAAACCACCTCCGCCTGTTATCACGCCTGGATCAAAGCCCGCAAGCTGAATAGCTACGAGGCCTTTGAAACGCCGCTGAACAAGATGATCCTGCTGAAACGCCAGGAAACGGAGCTGCTGGGCTATACCGGCCACCCGTACAACGCGCTGCTGAACGAATACGAAAGAGGCGCTACCACCACGATGCTCGACACGGTATTTGCCGACGTTCGCAGCTCCCTCTCTCCCCTGCTGGAGAAGGTGGCCGCACAGCCGTTGCCGGACAAACAGTTCCTGCACAAACATTACGATAAAGACAAACAATGGCAATTCGGCCTCCGCCTGCTAAAGGATATGGGTTACGATATGGCCGCCGGCCGGCAGGACATTTCGGAGCATCCGTTCACCACCAGCTTCAACCCGGAAGATGTGCGTGTTACCACCCGCATCGACGAGAACGACTTTGGCAACATGACCTGGAGCTGCATTCACGAAGGCGGCCATGCCCTGTACGAGCAGGGATTACCCACCGGCGAATACGGCCTGCCCCTCGGCGAAGCCGCCAGCCTGGGCATTCACGAGTCGCAGTCCAGGTTATGGGAAAACAATGTAGGCCGGAGTTTGGGCTACTGGCAACATTACTACGCCGACCTGCAAGCGCTGTTCCCTGAAAACCTGGGCAATGTGCCATTGCAGGATTTCTATCGCGCCATCAACCTCGTGCAGCCTTCGTTGATCCGCACCGAGGCCGATGAACTCACTTATCACTTCCATGTGATGATCCGCTACGAGATCGAAAAAGGCCTGATCGACGGCAGCATCGGCACCGACGGCCTGCGCGACACCTGGAACCAATATTATAAGCAATACCTGCACGTAGACGTACCCGACGACGTTCGCGGCGTGCTGCAGGACATTCACTGGTCGCACGGCAGCTTCGGCTACTTCCCTACTTATTCGCTGGGCAGCTTCTATGCCGCCCAATTGTACAATGCCGCTCAAACACAGCTTCCCGGCCTCGACCAGGAAATCTCGAACGGCCGGTACGCCAACCTGCTCGACTGGCTGCGCCGCAACATTCACCAGTACGGCCGCCAATACACCTCGAACGAACTTTGCGAAAAGGTCACCGGCGAACCACTCCAGTTCCGCCATTTCCTGCGGTATGCGGAGGAGAAATTCAAATGA
- a CDS encoding Nif3-like dinuclear metal center hexameric protein translates to MKITIKDILRVIEAYAPPAYQESYDNAGLLFGDASWEVTNVLLTLDTTEAVIDEAIANNCNLVIAHHPIVFGGLKKINGKNYVERVAIKAIKHDIAVYAAHTNLDNVHNGVSAMMAERLGLTGSRVLQPKKQLLRKLYTFVPVADAEIVRNGLFMAGAGHIGNYSECSFGQEGTGTFKGASGTNPYVGEPGSRHQEAEVKLEVIFPAHLEGKVVEALLKCHPYEEVAYDIVALENYHPRVGSGLTGDLPQEMDEMAFLQFVKERFGTGCVRYTPLRGRPVKKVAVCGGAGSFLLKHAIAAGADAYVSADFKYHEFFDAENQLVIADIGHFESEQFAVELFYLILTENFRNFAPLKSVIRTNPVNYL, encoded by the coding sequence ATGAAGATAACAATTAAAGACATCCTGCGGGTGATAGAGGCTTACGCCCCACCCGCCTACCAGGAAAGCTACGATAACGCCGGCCTGCTCTTCGGGGATGCAAGCTGGGAAGTGACGAACGTACTGCTTACCCTCGATACCACTGAAGCGGTGATAGACGAGGCGATCGCCAATAACTGCAACCTGGTGATCGCGCATCACCCGATCGTATTCGGCGGGCTTAAAAAGATCAATGGAAAAAATTATGTGGAACGGGTGGCGATAAAAGCCATCAAACATGATATTGCCGTATATGCCGCGCATACCAACCTGGATAATGTGCACAACGGCGTAAGCGCCATGATGGCGGAACGACTGGGTTTAACAGGCAGCCGTGTATTGCAGCCAAAGAAGCAATTACTGCGTAAGCTGTACACCTTTGTACCGGTGGCCGACGCGGAAATCGTTCGTAACGGCCTGTTCATGGCCGGTGCCGGTCATATCGGCAATTACAGCGAGTGCAGTTTCGGGCAGGAGGGCACAGGCACCTTTAAGGGCGCGTCCGGTACGAATCCCTATGTGGGAGAGCCGGGCAGCCGGCACCAGGAGGCCGAGGTGAAGCTGGAAGTGATATTTCCCGCCCATCTGGAAGGGAAGGTGGTGGAAGCTTTGCTGAAGTGCCATCCTTACGAAGAGGTGGCCTACGATATTGTGGCGCTGGAGAATTACCACCCGCGGGTAGGCTCCGGGCTGACAGGCGACCTTCCGCAGGAGATGGACGAGATGGCCTTCCTGCAATTTGTGAAGGAACGTTTCGGAACGGGCTGCGTGCGGTATACGCCGTTAAGAGGCCGCCCGGTGAAGAAAGTGGCGGTATGCGGTGGTGCGGGTAGTTTCCTGTTAAAACATGCCATTGCAGCCGGTGCAGATGCATATGTATCGGCCGACTTTAAGTATCATGAGTTTTTTGATGCTGAAAATCAATTAGTTATTGCAGATATCGGACATTTTGAAAGCGAACAGTTCGCAGTCGAATTATTTTATCTTATATTGACTGAAAATTTCCGTAATTTTGCGCCTCTTAAATCAGTCATTCGAACAAACCCGGTAAATTATTTATAA
- a CDS encoding zinc ribbon domain-containing protein, producing MATVKEYSVEEKLVSVLKLQKIDSKLDEIQILKGELPIEVKDLEDEIEGLNHRQHHIEDEIRGIQDFVSNKKNAIKDSEALIKKYEKQQNNVKNSREFEAISKEIEMQALEIKLSEKHIKDATEEIKDKNRVLETAKKAVSDKDLNLKHKAGELEKIIGETEKEETGFRKLSEEARTKVEPRLLAAYEKIRNNYRNGLAVVSIVRDSCGGCFNAIPPQRQAEIRQRKKIIVCEHCGRVLVDNDLDASVTI from the coding sequence ATGGCTACAGTTAAAGAATACTCTGTTGAGGAAAAATTGGTGTCTGTACTGAAGTTGCAGAAAATCGATTCCAAACTGGACGAAATCCAGATCCTGAAAGGGGAATTGCCTATCGAAGTAAAGGATTTGGAGGATGAGATCGAAGGACTTAACCACCGCCAGCACCATATCGAAGATGAGATCAGGGGCATCCAGGATTTCGTTAGCAACAAGAAAAACGCCATCAAGGACTCTGAAGCGCTCATCAAAAAATATGAGAAGCAACAGAACAACGTAAAAAACAGCCGCGAATTTGAGGCTATCAGCAAGGAGATCGAAATGCAGGCGCTGGAGATCAAATTGTCTGAAAAGCACATCAAAGACGCTACCGAAGAAATAAAAGACAAAAACCGCGTACTCGAAACTGCTAAAAAAGCAGTTTCTGATAAAGACCTGAACCTGAAACATAAAGCAGGTGAACTGGAAAAGATCATCGGTGAAACCGAGAAAGAGGAAACCGGTTTCCGCAAACTGAGCGAAGAAGCCCGCACGAAAGTGGAGCCTCGCCTGCTCGCTGCTTACGAAAAGATCCGTAACAACTACCGTAATGGTCTGGCTGTGGTTTCTATCGTACGTGATTCCTGCGGTGGATGCTTTAACGCCATTCCTCCTCAGCGCCAGGCAGAAATCCGCCAGCGTAAAAAGATCATCGTTTGCGAACATTGCGGCCGCGTACTGGTAGATAATGACCTGGACGCATCCGTGACGATCTAA
- a CDS encoding tetratricopeptide repeat protein: MRVLLATILLLNLSLSLSARQKVFDFNPRCQQAYDAIMQLRLNVGLQLLNEEKKDNPDNLIPYYLDNYADFFQLFFNEDPNFYSQRKKMRAERLELMAEGPGESPYYLYTQAAIKFQWALVKVKFGERWDAVWEIRRAYTAFRDNQKKYPSFVPNNMMVGALQTVFGTIPEGYKWITNILGLRGSIKQGMQNVQLAVDSNSPYAQLFREESYFYYCYLKLFIENKPEQVWQLINEKKLDTKNNYLYALMVAQLSMNNQKSQQGITALTERNRSAEYVDIAWENYLLGQLKLNRLDDDATAYLERFLARFKGRFFVKEALQKLSWGYYIKGNLDMANKYRAQILTRGGTDTDADKQALKEAKAGTWPNPLLLRVRLLSDGGFYSEALKLLQGKKAGDFSTSSDRLEYAYRLGRIYDEMNYDQNAISMYEVTARLGANRTEYFAARSCLQLGYIYEKRGDKANAQVWFQKCLDMEGHDYKNSLDQRAKAGILRLSGN, from the coding sequence ATGCGTGTTTTATTAGCAACGATCCTTTTGTTAAACTTATCCTTATCCCTTTCCGCCAGACAGAAGGTGTTTGATTTTAATCCCCGCTGCCAGCAGGCCTACGATGCCATCATGCAATTAAGACTGAACGTTGGACTGCAATTGCTGAATGAAGAAAAAAAAGACAACCCTGATAACCTCATTCCGTATTACCTCGATAACTACGCCGATTTCTTTCAACTGTTTTTCAACGAAGATCCCAACTTTTATTCCCAGCGGAAAAAGATGCGGGCAGAAAGATTGGAGCTGATGGCCGAAGGCCCCGGTGAATCGCCTTATTACCTGTACACACAGGCGGCCATCAAATTTCAGTGGGCATTGGTGAAAGTGAAGTTTGGCGAGCGTTGGGACGCCGTATGGGAAATACGTCGCGCCTACACGGCGTTTCGCGATAACCAGAAAAAATATCCGTCGTTCGTGCCGAATAACATGATGGTAGGTGCGCTGCAAACCGTGTTTGGTACCATACCGGAAGGCTATAAGTGGATCACGAACATACTCGGCTTACGCGGCAGTATTAAACAAGGCATGCAGAACGTGCAGCTGGCCGTGGATAGCAATTCGCCGTACGCGCAGCTGTTCCGCGAAGAATCCTACTTCTACTATTGTTACCTGAAACTTTTTATAGAAAACAAACCCGAACAGGTTTGGCAGCTGATCAACGAAAAAAAGCTGGACACCAAAAACAACTACCTGTATGCTTTGATGGTGGCACAGCTGTCGATGAACAATCAGAAGTCGCAGCAGGGGATTACCGCGCTAACAGAGCGTAACCGCAGCGCCGAATATGTAGACATTGCCTGGGAAAACTACCTGCTCGGCCAGTTAAAACTCAACCGCCTGGACGATGACGCCACCGCGTACCTCGAACGTTTCCTCGCCCGCTTCAAAGGCCGCTTCTTCGTGAAAGAAGCATTGCAGAAGTTAAGCTGGGGCTACTACATCAAAGGTAATCTCGATATGGCCAATAAGTATCGCGCACAAATTCTTACCCGTGGTGGTACGGATACCGATGCGGACAAGCAGGCGTTGAAAGAGGCGAAAGCCGGTACCTGGCCCAATCCATTGTTGCTGAGGGTGCGTTTGCTGAGTGATGGTGGTTTTTATTCCGAAGCATTAAAATTGTTGCAGGGCAAAAAAGCCGGTGACTTCTCCACTTCATCCGACCGGTTGGAGTATGCGTATCGCCTCGGCCGCATTTATGATGAAATGAATTACGATCAGAATGCGATCTCGATGTACGAGGTAACCGCGCGCCTGGGTGCAAACCGTACCGAATACTTCGCTGCGCGTTCCTGCCTGCAGCTCGGGTACATCTATGAAAAACGTGGCGACAAGGCCAATGCGCAGGTGTGGTTCCAGAAATGCCTCGATATGGAAGGGCACGACTATAAAAATTCGCTCGATCAGCGTGCTAAAGCCGGCATTCTTCGTCTTAGCGGTAATTAA